A genomic region of Plasmodium malariae genome assembly, chromosome: 14 contains the following coding sequences:
- the ABCK1 gene encoding ABC1 family, putative, translated as MSNCEILKFKNKISSEDNKKHLNKSKKNINNVKSENICKGLTTPFEIYRWSYILNTNNEKLINDVIKHDQQKKKKIKKGITTQLDIYNIISRHSIIINDQENDMFLENEINNYFYSLMNNLEYYFDNYEFIHYIVKNLKKNESHIFYYIYNNFKFLHALPFKCFWQYGNLENLYIENNNDNYEYDEECNNEYLFKNVDLNKLDMLLSEDDTLNNVININEVNTKEEHTEETFFKPPLENGKHSNDELRRHYHTVMGPFKYKYNYKDRSDTYGLGEKMKRQKEVTPYMQITNESYNIHKDKKIVNDRKKCANIEYIKRSYPNKTLNNFIFTSEKKCINSMASSTISSCARKMRLENMDNSKYSRDINLNINKSKVINSLTYSTKSRCYECLNRSTTLNENTYSFSSSTDDTPKGGKYVNLKEKEEKVFENVSYDKMVKEYDFIYDIATLDKKIPNNEKSKGKNFRTSKVPVSPMSRASVFGKIIFDIVKNSSIEYVKSVLTNNTNDKKNIILNEKNAEVLANGLSKMRGVVLKLGQMISLQDEYLSPIVIKALKLVNNSADVMPESQLINVLIKELGNDYEKKFDFFNYKPFASASIGQVHEAKIKNKKVAVKIQYPGIYESIDSDIKNLLFINQYTDLILKNLYIENVCKEIKKELKCECDYINEAKYYVLFKKIFQKSKYFYVPSVYTEYITKHVLVTSYVDGITIDEVAEKYPQVIRDSLGQRILYLCLHELFVFKIMNTDPNLGNFLYNVQNDKLCLIDFGATRTYKNEFVDQYLRLVKSSVEEDEEKIYHYSCMLNFFVGQENEEMKNSHIKSVILVGEPFKSKTYDFGKNNLAKQIYNLLPKIIYNRLVPPRSEIYTLHRKLSGSYLICMKLKARVNAADIFNSIYKNYKFSVEDTYEKSV; from the coding sequence ATGAGTAATTGTGAAAtactaaaatttaaaaataaaattagcagtgaagataataaaaaacatttaaacaaatcaaaaaagaatataaacaatgtcaaaagtgaaaatatatgtaaggGTTTAACTACACCCTTTGAAATATACAGATGGTcctatatattaaatacaaataacgAAAAGTTAATTAATGATGTAATAAAACACgatcaacaaaaaaaaaaaaagataaaaaaagggATAACTACTCAAttggatatatataacattatcaGTCGACAcagtattataataaatgacCAGGAAAATGATATGTTTCttgaaaatgaaataaataattatttttacagttTGATGAATAATTTAGAATACTATTTTGATAACTACgaatttatacattatatagtaaaaaatttaaagaaaaatgaatctcatatattttattatatttataacaattttaagTTTCTTCATGCCTTGCCATTCAAATGTTTTTGGCAATATGGAAATTTGGAAAATCTGTACATTGagaataataatgataattatgaatatgACGAAGAATGTAacaatgaatatttatttaaaaatgtcgATTTAAACAAACTTGATATGCTGTTGAGCGAAGATGACACCTTAAATAacgtaataaatataaatgaggTTAATACGAAAGAAGAACATACAGAAGAAACCTTTTTTAAACCTCCTTTAGAAAATGGAAAGCATAGTAATGATGAATTGAGACGACACTACCACACTGTAATGGGGCCAtttaagtataaatataactataagGATAGAAGTGATACGTATGGTCTAGGTGAGAAAATGAAACGGCAAAAGGAAGTTACTCCATATATGCAGATTACAAATGAAAGTTACAATATACATAAGGATAAGAAAATTGTCAATGATAGGAAAAAATGCGctaatatagaatatataaaaaggagTTACCCGAATAAAaccttaaataattttatatttacaagtGAAAAAAAGTGTATAAATAGTATGGCTTCATCTACCATATCAAGCTGTGCTCGTAAAATGAGATTAGAAAATATGGATAATAGTAAATATTCTCGtgatattaatttaaacattaataaaagtaaGGTGATCAACAGTTTAACATATAGCACGAAGTCTAGGTGTTATGAATGCTTAAATAGAAGTACTACTTTAAATGAAAACACATACAGCTTTAGCAGTAGCACTGATGATACACCAAAGGGCGGAAAATACgtaaatttaaaagagaaagaagaaaaagtatTTGAAAATGTAAGTTACGATAAAATGGTAAAGGAATACGATTTCATTTATGATATTGCAActttagataaaaaaatacctaataatgaaaaatcaaaaggaaaaaattttagaacAAGCAAAGTGCCAGTATCCCCCATGAGTAGAGCTAGTGTATTtggtaaaataatttttgatatagtaaaaaatagtagTATAGAATATGTTAAAAGCgtattaacaaataatacGAATgacaagaaaaatataattttaaatgaaaagaacGCAGAAGTTTTGGCAAATGGTTTAAGTAAAATGAGAGGAGTAGTTTTAAAATTAGGTCAAATGATCAGTTTGCAAGATGAATATTTGTCACCTATTGTAATCAAGGCATTAAAACTTGTTAATAACTCAGCAGATGTAATGCCAGAAAGTCAGTTAATAAATGtgttaataaaagaattaggGAATGATTATGAAAAGAAGtttgatttttttaattataaaccTTTTGCAAGTGCATCAATAGGACAAGTACatgaagcaaaaataaaaaacaagaaGGTAGCTGTGAAAATACAATATCCAGGTATATATGAGTCTATTGATagtgatataaaaaatttgctaTTTATTAATCAATATACcgatttaatattaaaaaatttatatattgaaaacgtgtgtaaagaaataaaaaaggagttAAAATGTGAATGTGACTACATTAATGAAGCAAAATATTATgtgctttttaaaaaaattttccaaaaaagtaaatatttttatgtaccATCTGTTTATACTGAATATATAACCAAACATGTTTTAGTAACGTCTTATGTAGATGGAATAACTATTGATGAAGTAGCAGAAAAATATCCTCAAGTTATACGGGATTCCTTAGGTCAGAGAATTCTTTATCTATGTTTACATGAAttgtttgtttttaaaattatgaataccGATCCAAATTtaggaaattttttatataatgttcAGAACGACAAATTGTGTTTAATTGATTTTGGAGCTACTCGAAcgtataaaaatgaatttgtTGATCAATATTTAAGACTTGTTAAATCATCAGTTGAAGAAGATgaggaaaaaatttatcattacTCTTGTATGCTTAACTTTTTTGTTGGTCaggaaaatgaagaaatgaaaaattctCACATTAAATCTGTTATACTCGTTGGAGAACCCTTTAAATCGAAAACATATGATTTTggcaaaaataatttagccaaacaaatatataacttattaccgaaaattatatacaataGACTAGTTCCCCCTAGATCTGAAATTTATACGTTACACCGAAAGTTATCAGGGTCCTATTTAATTTGCATGAAATTAAAAGCAAGGGTTAATGCTGctgatatttttaattctatatataagaattataaattttctgtCGAAGatacatatgaaaaaagtgTATAA
- the PmUG01_14046300 gene encoding acyl-CoA binding protein, putative — translation MSMPEMFEKSVCFINTLPKTEVISVEDKLNLYKYFKQSTVGACNIGAPSFFKFEERKKYEAWKSIEKLSKEEAQKKYVQLVDALYPGWQKD, via the coding sequence ATGAGTATGCCAGAGATGTTTGAAAAAAGTGTTTGTTTCATTAACACTTTACCCAAAACTGAAGTAATTTCTGTTGAGGACaaattgaatttatataaatattttaaacagAGTACTGTAGGTGCTTGCAATATTGGTGCTCCTagcttttttaaatttgaagagagaaaaaaatatgaagcaTGGAAATcaattgaaaaattaagtaaagaAGAAGCacaaaagaaatatgtaCAACTTGTTGACGCATTATACCCTGGATGGCAAAAAGATTAA
- the PPM5 gene encoding protein phosphatase PPM5, putative, with protein sequence MGTCTSSLKKKAVREKKNTRRRLSISTRSDLANDTDEIKRSIQELRENEDRFKESSEKDTQAKVEAAVKEEDEEEENEGKKANIKKKKIINRSSVAGVRASHFQEDFEKKCVKIKGSVDKLNENGIGYVCRKGLKPESPNQDDFIIITMENLALYAIFDGHGPYGHDVSNYVQKELPYMIIRNENFLKNPKEVFTNAFLNIHENIEKTTNAYLEAFANKENNNNNNKRSSSNRRKNNNNLNSSNVVVSSHFDLNMKGYGDVEESDCSDDTYTDSENTCDDTDTDSANDNDKDDDCEISSKKKKKECSKYSDKRENTTNNNKQTLNKQKKKKKRKKEAFFDSTMSGTTATIIVHLFKEKKLYVAYVGDSRAVLGKRINGSTNKLEAVELTKDHKPNSHDEKKRIINSGGHVMKLEGDIPYRVFLKNKFYPGLAMSRAIGDTIGHQIGIISEPDFIEVNINEDEDILVLICSDGVWEFISSEEAINLIYQFGYDNVQDAVENLAKESWDRWLNEEENIVDDITIQAIYLSEKCKKKK encoded by the exons ATGGGTACATGCACttcttcattaaaaaaaaaagctg ttagagagaaaaaaaatacaagaaGAAGATTGTCTATTAGCACAAGAAGTGACTTAGCAAATGATACGgacgaaataaaaagaagtatCCAAGAGTTAAGGGAAAACGAAGATAGGTTTAAAGAATCATCAGAAAAGGATACACAAGCGAAGGTAGAAGCAGCAGTAAAAGAggaagatgaagaagaagagaatgaaggaaaaaaagcaaatataaaaaaaaaaaaaataataaatcgATCTTCCGTAGCAGGTGTAAGAGCATCTCATTTTCAAGaagattttgaaaaaaaatgtgtaaaaattaaaggatcggttgataaattaaatgaaaatggtATAGGATATGTATGTAGAAAGGGTTTAAAACCTGAAAGTCCAAATCAAGatgattttattattattacaatggAAAATTTAGCTTTATATGCTATTTTTGACGGACATGGACCATATGGTCATGATGTATCTAATTATGTGCAGAAGGAACTACCATATATGATTATAAggaatgaaaattttttaaaaaatccaAAAGAAGTATTTACGAATGcgtttttaaatattcatgaGAATATCGAGAAGACTACAAATGCCTATTTAGAAGCCTTTGCAAATAAGGAAAAcaacaacaataacaacaaGAGAAGTAGCAGCAACAGgagaaaaaacaataacaACCTTAATAGTAGTAATGTAGTTGTGAGCTCTCACTTTGATTTAAACATGAAGGGGTATGGAGATGTAGAAGAAAGTGATTGTAGTGATGATACATATACGGATAGTGAAAACACATGTGATGATACCGATACTGATAGTgctaatgataatgataaagATGATGATTGTGAGATCTCcagcaaaaagaaaaaaaaagaatgtagTAAATATTCAgataaaagggaaaatactacaaataataataaacaaacattaaacaaacaaaaaaagaaaaaaaaaagaaaaaaggaggCCTTTTTTGATAGCACAATGAGTGGTACAACAGCAACAATAATAGTTCATCtgtttaaagaaaaaaaattatatgtagcTTATGTAGGAGATTCTAGAGCAGTACTAGGAAAGAGAATAAACGGATCTACTAATAAATTGGAAGCTGTTGAACTAACGAAAGATCATAAACCTAATTCacatgatgaaaaaaaaagaattataaattcGGGGGGACACGTAATGAAGTTAGAGGGAGATATACCATATCGTGTTTTCctgaaaaacaaattttatcCTGGGTTGGCCATGTCAAG AGCAATAGGAGATACAATAGGTCATCAAATAGGTATTATTTCTGAGCCAGATTTTATTGAagtaaatattaatgaagaTGAAGATATTCTGGTCCTAATTTGCAGTGATGGAGTATGGGAGTTCATTTCTTCAGAAGAGGCTATTAACTTGATTTACCAATTTGGATATGACAAT GTTCAAGATGCTGTTGAAAATTTGGCAAAGGAATCGTGGGATAGATGGCTgaatgaagaagaaaatattgtTGATGATATAACAATACAAGCTATATACCTATcagaaaaatgcaaaaaaaaaaaatag
- the PmUG01_14046200 gene encoding 50S ribosomal protein L33, putative: MKKCDILIYLFFMVMVKCYRQFIIPNDINMIRDSIVNNCCNRNRNVYIYAKKKNRKVIVIECTEARKYGKQPSRYVTEKNKVNTPKKLQLYKYNKYLKRRTLHVEIK, encoded by the exons atgaaaaaatgtgatattctaatatatctatttttcaTGGTAATGGTGAAATGTTATCGACAGTTTATAATTCCAAATGACATAAATATGATAAGAGACTCTATTGTAAATAATTGCTGTAACAGAAATAGAAATG tatatatatatgccaaaaaaaaaaacagaaaagtTATTGTTATAGAATGTACTGAAGCACGGAAGTATGGAAAACAGCCTTCAAGGTATGTGACAGAAAAGAATAAAGTTAATACaccaaaaaaattacaattatataaatataataaatatcttAAAAGAAGGACATTACACGttgaaattaaataa
- the PmUG01_14046400 gene encoding JmjC domain containing protein — translation MDIHDKNMRKRRRNPQYIISLCKKEENVNISDRYKKNKITVEHDDNNIVNKKSEYHMKKEYDTRNKCALKTKATDDKTNELENSINHNSKLDNFKLEKEDKIEIEKISFEDMKEKLINEKVIKKKCDIIYNTINSQSKITKSENGKLNYLENKDNIINERFNKSVSLSEHDIYKNIEQIPVIHTTMEELSNPILFFEKYNSIGLKYGAVKVKPPKFFKPQFNPYYLNMKFNIRKQKINELKYGKEFDHPEEYWSLYEVYKYNEMLEVLHLPKHQTGLEYVERKYWNIINNEKEEIVSIYGADLPVSKNHPTCLFQNSLKIEKLKKNKSRSCDSNSISNSVNKPQMEMSTGYAKGSDNIKHDSGYKRGIPSDVGNNMSPCDNRKMNNYNSVSYLYPYNNNNINNNGNLCNNSIIIKEEIGNKGRNEIIDVINISDDENLKIQSRYSLSKRMHAQNQGMKLANCVNDSNNSVCTHSTLGYSNNNNYRNSNSNSNNNCNSNSISNCHGNSISNCNGNSISNCNGNSISNCNCRSASNCNSRSTSNCNSRSTSNCNSRSTSNCNSDTINSNRDNSEYSNSYLRDKYVKKKVNPFLKQKKEKYYLEINNIINGISENLNIKSLPFIKGSMLKNVDISIEGVNIPWLYVGTLFSSFCWHTEDNYFASINYQHWGKPKIWYVIPPRYSDKVEDVIYEYLKENSKRKKKKKKKVKNKKKQAKNVIPEELKRKLKERASTTTFSATPCMKNYKRVKNMHFTKNSAKFSSTSASSGASSASSTRSSSSTSTTKLIQENCHFLDVDINDVDLLYRKSCINYKIIDKKQIHFKKENNKNKIYKLTIQVPIEVFLKNNIPVFKNIQTKNEFIFLWPKTFHGGFNSGYNCNEACNIAPTFWLFYGLQSYYNYKYFRNTCISIHFILFSNILHYQEYTFSQLKHIIYTLRYILTDEYKFFKDSKTIFVDFTLNRDALLNNKLMNYSKHLSLDLTKMYTNFECQKNKHFFFENIKSKLEFFYKDCDACNSPTFNSSIICPHSNDILCIHCSDEHSCNCKFKVALKRYTLLEMMKLLTLLIHYANKIKTSNERDIEFDDIPDYNSLKIFEDKNSIKLYNMIRETKKSEVEKRSKSTNYIDLENYCLERINNVGNEKRPRDKMKKEKNFVLEDYYTSSNHFKTKLTLKYFLLTYEEEMEDNPLKILPKIIA, via the exons atgGATATACATGACAAAAATATGAGAAAAAGAAGGCGAAACCCCCAGTACATAATATCATTATGtaagaaagaagaaaatgttaatatttcagatagatataagaaaaataaaataactgtTGAacatgatgataataatatagtaaaCAAGAAAAGTGAATAccatatgaaaaaagaatatgatACAAGGAATAAATGTGCTTTAAAGACTAAAGCTACAGATGATAAAACGAACGAATTAGAAAATTCAATAAACCATAATTCTAAATtagataattttaaattagaaaaggaagataaaatagaaatagaaaaaattagtttTGAAGATATGAAAGAAAAACTTATAAACGaaaaagttattaaaaaaaaatgtgatataatatataataccaTAAATTCACAAagtaaaataacaaaatcagaaaatggaaaattaaattatttggaaaataaggataacataataaatgaaCGATTTAATAAAAGCGTATCTTTATCAGAACatgatatatacaaaaatatagagCAGATACCTGTAATACATACCACAATGGAAGAATTATCAAAccctattttattttttgaaaaatataactctATTGGATTAAAATATGGAGCTGTGAAAGTGAAACCtcctaaattttttaaaccaCAATTTAAtccttattatttaaatatgaaatttaatataagaaaacaaaaaattaatgaattaaaatatggaaaagaATTTGATCATCCCGAGGAATATTGGTCCTTATATGaagtgtataaatataatgaaatgcTTGAAGTTTTGCATCTACCAAAACATCAAACTGGTTTAGAATATGTTGAAAGGAAATATTggaatataattaataatgaaaaagaggAAATAGTGTCAATATATGGTGCCGATTTACCTGTATCCAAAAACCATCCTACGTGCCTTTTTCAGAACAGTctcaaaattgaaaaattaaaaaaaaataaaagtagaaGTTGTGATAGTAATTCCATTAGTAACAGTGTCAATAAACCACAAATGGAAATGAGTACTGGTTACGCAAAAGGTTCAGATAATATCAAACATGATAGTGGATATAAGAGGGGAATACCTAGTGACGTAGGAAATAATATGTCACCTTGTGATAATCGTAAAATGAACAATTATAACAGtgtttcatatttatacccctataataataataatataaataataacggtaacttatgtaataatagtattataattaaagaaGAGATAGGGAATAAAGGTAGAAACGAAATAATAGATGTAATAAACATTTCTGatgatgaaaatttaaaaatccAAAGTAGATACAGTTTAAGTAAGAGAATGCATGCACAAAATCAGGGTATGAAACTTGCTAACTGTGTTAAcgatagtaataatagtgtATGTACGCATAGCACTTTAGGCTAtagcaataacaataattatagaaatagtaatagtaatagcaataataacTGCAATAGTAATAGCATTAGTAATTGCCATGGTAACAGCATTAGTAATTGCAATGGTAATAGCATTAGTAATTGCAATGGTAATAGCATTAGTAATTGCAATTGTAGGAGTGCTAGTAATTGCAATAGTAGGAGTACTAGTAATTGCAATAGCAGGAGTACTAGTAATTGCAATAGTAGGAGTACTAGTAATTGCAATAGCGATACTATCAATAGTAATAGAGATAATAGTGAATATAGTAATAGTTATTTAAGGGATAAATATGTGAAGAAAAAAGTGAACCcctttttaaaacaaaaaaaagaaaaatactatttagaaataaataatataattaacgGAATTagtgaaaatttaaatataaaatcttTACCTTTTATAAAAGGTTCtatgttaaaaaatgtagataTCTCTATTGAAGGAGTCAATATACCGTGGTTATACGTTGGAACCCTTTTTTCCTCCTTCTGCTGGCACACGGAAGATAATTATTTTGCATCAATAAATTATCAGCATTGGGGCAAACCAAAAATATGGTATGTTATACCCCCTCGCTATAGTGACAAAGTGGAAGATGTAATTTACGAATATTTGAAAGAAAAtagcaaaagaaaaaagaaaaaaaaaaaaaaggtaaaaaataagaaaaaacaagctaaaaatgttattccagaagaattaaaaaggaaactAAAAGAAAGGGCATCTACTACTACTTTTAGTGCTACACCTTGCatgaaaaattacaaaagggttaaaaatatgcattttacaaaaaatagcGCAAAATTCAGCTCAACTAGTGCTAGCAGCGGTGCTAGTAGCGCTAGCAGTACTAGAAGTAGTAGTAGCACTAGTACTACTAAATTAATTCAGGAAAATTGTCATTTCTTGGATGTAGATATAAATGATGttgatttattatatagaaaatcTTGTATAAACTACAAAATTATagataaaaaacaaatacattttaaaaaggagaataacaaaaataaaatttataaattaactaTACAAGTGCCAATTGaggtttttttaaaaaataatatccctgtgtttaaaaatattcaaacaaaaaatgaatttatttttttatggcCAAAAACATTTCATGGAGGCTTTAATTCAGGTTATAATTGTAATGAAGCTTGTAATATAGCTCCAACTTTTTGGCTATTTTATGGATTACAATCGTATTAtaactataaatatttcCGCAATACCTGTATATCCATAcacttcattttattttctaatatattgcATTATCAAGAATATACCTTTAGTCAACTGaagcatataatatatactctACGATATATACTAACGGATgagtataaatttttcaaagaTAGCAAAACAATATTTGTAGATTTTACATTAAATAGGGATGCCCTTTTAAATAACAAACTTATGAACTATTCAAAGCATTTATCGCTCGATCTTACCAAAATGTATACAAATTTTGAATGCCAAAAGAATAAgcatttcttttttgaaaatataaaaagcaagctggaatttttttataaagattGTGATGCCTGTAACTCACCAACCTTTAATA GTTCAATTATATGCCCACATTCAAATGACATTTTATGCATTCACTGTTCTGATGAGCACAGTTGCAACTGTAAATTTAA agtTGCCTTAAAAAGATATACCCTTTTAGAAATGATGAAATTATTAACCCTTTTAATCCACTATGCCAATAAAATA AAAACGAGTAATGAAAGGGACATAGAATTCGATGATATACCGGATTATAACtccttaaaaatttttgaagaTAAAAATTCTATTAAACTATATAATATGATTCGTGAGACCAAAAAATCAGAAGTGGAAAAAAGATCTAAGTCAACGAATTATATTGACTTGGAAAATTATTGCTTAGAAAGAATAAACAACGTTGGTAATGAGAAAAGGCCAAgggataaaatgaaaaaagagaaaaactTTGTTTTAGAAGATTATTACACAAGTTCAAatcattttaaaacaaaattaaccctaaaatattttcttctaaCGTACGAGGAAGAAATGGAAGACAATCCTTTGAAAATTCTGCCTAAAATCATTGCTTAA